One genomic window of Elaeis guineensis isolate ETL-2024a chromosome 2, EG11, whole genome shotgun sequence includes the following:
- the LOC105038324 gene encoding eukaryotic translation initiation factor 1A, whose product MPKNKGKGGKNRKRGKNEADDEKRELVFKEDGQEYAQVLRMLGNGRCEAMCIDGTKRLCHIRGKMHKKVWIAAGDIVLVGLRDYQDDKADVILKYMPDEARLLKAYGELPESTRLNEGIAGGLDEEDDGAGDDYIEFEDEDIDKI is encoded by the coding sequence ATGCCGAAGAACAAGGGGAAGGGAGGGAAGAatcggaagagagggaagaaCGAGGCGGACGACGAGAAGCGGGAGCTCGTGTTCAAGGAGGATGGCCAGGAGTACGCCCAGGTGCTCCGGATGCTCGGCAATGGGCGCTGCGAGGCCATGTGCATCGACGGCACCAAGCGCCTCTGCCATATCCGCGGCAAGATGCACAAGAAGGTCTGGATCGCCGCTGGCGACATCGTCCTCGTCGGCCTCCGCGACTACCAGGACGACAAGGCCGACGTCATCCTTAAGTACATGCCCGACGAGGCCCGGCTCTTGAAGGCCTACGGCGAGCTCCCCGAGAGCACTCGCCTCAACGAGGGAATCGCCGGAGGCCTCGACGAGGAGGACGATGGCGCTGGCGACGACTACATCGAGTTCGAGGACGAGGACATCGACAAGATCTAA
- the LOC105038333 gene encoding bidirectional sugar transporter SWEET4, translated as MVSADIIRTVVGILGNVIALGLFLSPVPTFYRIWKKGSVEQFSPVPYLATLLNCMFWVVYGLPLVHPGSTLVLTINGSGSFIELFYVFLFIFYSEGPRRLRVLLILLTEIAFVGAVALSVIEATPSYDRRSLIIGILCVFFGTMMYAAPLSVMKLVIQTKSVEYMPLFLSVASFLNGACWTTYALIRFDLFITIPNSLGVLFAVAQLVLYAVYYKSTRRQIEARKSKAETSVVEVVVMEESNKICKATQNGSHPETQNT; from the exons ATGGTCTCCGCAGACATCATCCGCACCGTGGTGGGGATCTTAG GAAATGTTATTGCGCTAGGCTTGTTCTTGTCTCCAGT GCCAACCTTTTATAGGATATGGAAGAAGGGTTCGGTGGAACAGTTCTCACCGGTCCCATATCTTGCCACCCTTCTCAACTGCATGTTTTGGGTGGTCTACGGGCTGCCTCTAGTGCACCCTGGCAGCACTCTGGTCCTGACCATCAATGGGTCCGGATCCTTTATAGAGCTCTTCTATGTGTTCCTCTTCATCTTCTATTCGGAAGGGCCTCGGAGGCTTCGCGTGCTCCTTATTCTCCTCACCGAGATCGCCTTCGTGGGCGCCGTGGCTCTCTCTGTCATTGAAGCCACCCCCAGCTACGATCGCCGCTCTTTGATCATTGGAATTCTGTGTGTCTTCTTTGGCACCATGATGTACGCCGCTCCGTTATCAGTCATG AAACTGGTGATTCAGACAAAGAGCGTGGAGTACATGCCTCTTTTCCTCTCAGTTGCCTCTTTCCTCAACGGCGCTTGCTGGACCACCTATGCTCTCATTCGTTTTGACCTTTTCATCACT ATACCGAATAGCCTTGGAGTGTTATTTGCGGTTGCTCAGCTGGTTCTATACGCCGTGTACTACAAGTCTACAAGGAGACAGATTGAAGCTCGGAAGAGCAAGGCAGAGACGAGTGTGGTAGAGGTGGTCGTGATGGAAGAGAGCAACAAGATTTGCAAGGCAACCCAGAATGGCTCTCACCCGGAGACGCAGAACACATGA